Part of the Henckelia pumila isolate YLH828 chromosome 2, ASM3356847v2, whole genome shotgun sequence genome is shown below.
gataaaacatgaacacaattaattaacaaaataaattaagttaCAACATCTAGGGAGACTTAAATTAATTAGTCTTACTTGAACTTATTAATACttgggaaaattgcaaatttagtcctgtatgtttgttactttgcgattttggtcctttatgttttcacatttcagttttagtcctgtatgtttcgatttttggcaatttcggtcctttttcttcgaaaatgctgacgtggcactgtacacgtcagctccacatcagcattgaattggtgccacgtcagcgccacatcggaaaaaggactaaaattgccaaaaaaataaagatagcggactaaaactgcaatctaaaaatataaaggaccaaaatcgcaaagtgacaaacatacaggaccaaaaaagcaattttcccttaaTACTTTGACCACACATTTCCATATCTATATAGAGTTAAATAAACTATGCATGTATCGAACTTTTGGCAATATACATCTCATACTAACGaaacatatatttataatttatgtgCAGACTTAAAATTTGGGTCGTGGAGTTATTTGATGTTCTTCGCAAAgagtttaaatttatatattgttTTGAGCCCTAAATTTTTAtttgggaaaattgcaaatttagtcctgtatgtttgtcactttgcgattttggtcctttatgttttcacatttcagttttagtcctgtatgtttcgatttttggcaatttcggtcctttttcttcgaaaatgctgacgtggcactgtacacgtcagctccacatcagcattgaatttgtgccacgtcagcgccacatcggaaaaaggactaaaattgccaaaaaaataaagatagcggactaaaactgcaatctgaaaatataaaggaccaaaatcgcaaaatgacaaacatacaggaccaaaaaagcaattttccctttttatttttataaatattatacataatattttatatttttcccCTATTATTTCCTctctataaaattaataattttttctaTAAATTTTCTACTCGCAGAAAGTTCAATGGGGAGACATAACCATGATCGACGCCGAGAGACGTCTTCTAGCGAATGCCCTACTCGACTTCTCGAACGAAAGATTCGTCCTCTTGTCGGAAACATGCATCCCTTTATTCAACTTCACCACAATCTACAACTACTTAATCAACTCCAACCATAGCTTCCTCAACTCGTTCGACGACCCGCGAACCATCGGTCGAGGCCGCTACAACCCTAGAATGTCACCCGCAATCAAGTTACCCGACTGGCGAAAAGGGTCTCAATGGTTCGAAGCCAGCCGAAAACTAGCGATAAATATCATATCGGATGTCACATATTACCCTATTTTTCGGAACCATTGCATGCCACCATGTTATGTGGATGAACATTATTTTCCTACTCTGGTTAATATAATCTGTATGAACTTAACTTCGAATCGGGGCGTTACGTGGACGGATTGGTCGAGAGGCGGTTCGCACCCCTTGACGTTTAATAGAGTCGATGTTACGGAAGGGTTTCTTGAACGCACAAGATATGGGTCGAATTGCACATATAATGGTGAAATGAGCaatgtttgtttcctttttgCAAGAAAGTTTCATCCTAGTACTTTGCAACCTTTGCTTAGGATTGCCCCAAAGCTGTTTGGGTTCAATGATTGACATTAGTATCTACTCCATTTCAAGGATTATGTAATGTGTTTTCATTGGTCGAATTAgtttttatatgtttatatatactagtagtTGAGACACATACGTTACATGTGTGACataatatatagatattatATATGACATAAACataatgtatttatatttttaacgtATTTTCATATAAATGATGTTAAATATTAAAGATTAAAAATCCTAAAACATTATATTTTTGTAGAACTTCAACTCCTAGATATGATAtcaaatagaaaaaaataaatttttaaatatttttttatgttaaataaGATTTAAGCATTTAAAAATTCAAAGGTGTAGATAAcgatgaaagaatattttgttatatatgatagttatagataaataaaaaaaataggccaaaataggtttttatgagattttttttataaaattaagatGAGTTTTTGTACTTTTACAAGAATATTTTAcgtttataaaaaattatatcatgacCCCAAATTAATTACTTTAAGCCCCTCTTGTATTGTATATATGGATATCTAAGCTAAGCTTTTCACTTTTGTGAaaggaaaaatatataatttccaGCTTTCAATTGCATTATTTATCAATGAAGCTAAATTTCCATTTTAGAAGTATATTGTTTGAATTATATATCCGTTATGTTCGTGACCCCGAATTGATAAGACAAAGGTGTACAGGGGTCAATAGACTGTTTTTTTCGAGCGTCTAAAGAGAAAGTAAACTTTTTTTGTTCACTAACATTTTATATTTTAGGTTTTTATCTATTAACTTTtaaagtttgattttgatataccattactcaattttttttggatttcaGTCCTATTTTATCATAGTGTTGATGTAAAACCAAAATATGATTACATAAATTTGATGACACATAGTATTTAGATCAAAATAACTGAAAATCAAAGTTAGTATACTAAAATCATTCTTTGAAAACTTAATGGATCAAAACCCAAAACTTCATAAGTTAGTGTACAACAAAGTTATTCCTCGACTTTTGAAATTATTGTCGATTGTTTTGTCGagtaaattgcatatatcatccCTGTGAAATCCTAAGTTTGCTGATAATctcatatgaattttttttgagtTAATAACAGCCGATGATTCCAGATTTGTTGCATACGCACCCTTCTCACCGTGTTTTGTACTTCACACGTTATATGGTGCGAATATCCAAATTTTCTTCGGTAAAAAATGTCTAAAATACCCTCAATTAACTGTTTTAATGACTGTTAATTAGGTCTAAGAAATGTCTAAACTATCCTTGTGTATTAAActaatattaagtaaaataattttatataacgttcatagttatttaattaaaatttgattattttatataGAAGtattaaaaaatcaatttaattatttatttaagtagggGCAATTGTCattcttatttttt
Proteins encoded:
- the LOC140879165 gene encoding glycosyltransferase BC10 is translated as MTNGLRLERLSPKDIWHSMSDQELMWRASMVPHLVEYPFHRVPKVAFMFLTKGRLPLGSLWEMFFKGHEGLFTIYLHSSPDSAHEPPESSVFYKRRIPSKKVQWGDITMIDAERRLLANALLDFSNERFVLLSETCIPLFNFTTIYNYLINSNHSFLNSFDDPRTIGRGRYNPRMSPAIKLPDWRKGSQWFEASRKLAINIISDVTYYPIFRNHCMPPCYVDEHYFPTLVNIICMNLTSNRGVTWTDWSRGGSHPLTFNRVDVTEGFLERTRYGSNCTYNGEMSNVCFLFARKFHPSTLQPLLRIAPKLFGFND